A single Epinephelus lanceolatus isolate andai-2023 chromosome 22, ASM4190304v1, whole genome shotgun sequence DNA region contains:
- the LOC144459782 gene encoding secretory phospholipase A2 receptor-like, translating to MERFWLGVLYLSGWHISSCLLRQYHYVADPKTWTEAQAYCREKHTDLATIQNTTEINQLADTVSSSGYNSDVWIGLYSVVDWRWSDGYRGSGAEYRNWQNRIDSEPDFSSFYQFCVNIGSAGGWWDDSCSISYPFICYRGTQLEPQFVLVTNRMNWSDAQRHCRENFIDLATVRSDTENQEIHNLVPSDAWVWIGLSRDPNMYWSDGSGYTFSFLSTGSIDISSTSVICGTAQQKSGKLRHCESRFPFVCYSVPPPREWKIQ from the exons GCTGGCACATCTCCTCATGCCTTCTCCGTCAGTACCACTATGTTGCTGATCCAAAGACTTGGACTGAAGCTCAGGCCTACtgcagggagaaacacacagaccTGGCCACCATTCAGAACACTACAGAAATTAACCAACTTGCCGACACAGTTTCATCTTCTGGCTACAACTCTGACGTCTGGATTGGTCTGTACAGTGTAGTTGACTGGAGGTGGTCAGACGGCTACAGAGGGAGTGGAGCGGAATATAGGAACTGGCAAAACCGTATTGACAGCGAACCAGACTTTAGCTCATTCTATCAATTCTGTGTGAACATTGGAAGCGCCGGAGGGTGGTGGGATGATTCATGCTCAATATCCTACCCATTTATCTGTTACAGAG GAACACAGCTGGAGCCTCAGTTTGTTTTAGTCACCAATAGAATGAATTGGTCCGATGCTCAGAGGCACTGCAGGGAGAACTTCATAGATCTGGCCACTGTGAGGAGCGACACTGAGAACCAGGAGATCCACAACTTGGTGCCGAGTGATGCCTGGGTGTGGATTGGTTTGTCCAGAGATCCCAACATGTACTGGTCAGATGGGAGTGGCTACACATTTAGCTTCTTGTCCACAGGTTCAATCGACATTAGCTCGACGAGCGTCATATGTGGTACAGCTCAGCAGAAATCAGGAAAGCTGAGGCACTGTGAATCTAGATTTCCATTTGTCTGCTACAGCGTCCCTCCACCTCGTGAAtggaaaatacaataa